A portion of the Macadamia integrifolia cultivar HAES 741 unplaced genomic scaffold, SCU_Mint_v3 scaffold2320, whole genome shotgun sequence genome contains these proteins:
- the LOC122066289 gene encoding G-type lectin S-receptor-like serine/threonine-protein kinase LECRK1, whose amino-acid sequence MASVITFLFLLLLSSALYVSAAVEAQQIRSSNISLGSSLSPASSSTNSSSWLSPSGRFAFGFYPQGNGFAIGIWFAQIPQLTVVWTVNRDDPPLSTNATLNLTRDGRLILQPTQQDQPKSIGDDSKSAFWASMLDTGNFVLYNSTGSIIWQSFDHSPTDTLLPGQRLTAGQELFSSLSETDHSTGIFRLNMQHDGNLVPYPINTPDTAPYSYWTSWTDGQGDNCSLNLDADGFLYLLNGTGFIIKNLSSGETLINRNVFYRMTIDVDGIFRLYSINLNQKSSWSIRWVSSTNNCDPKGICGLNAYCTLRDQRAVCNCIPGFNYINESRQSFGCQAKLEAESCGNETQNSSNSISTLENISWEDDIYSSVLSSQTEGECHDACLADGNCEAATFKDQQCRKQKLPLRYGRMIVDTSTTTTITFVKVSRSCSPTTPSDHMGTKESKGGLSTQSILIICLASTAIVFMVLAFSGFLVYQNRVWEYKKISDQEAKNIGLVEEIGLRSFTYGELEKFTEGFKEVVGRGTFSTVFKGTLSNGMRIIAVKKLDKVLDESEREFQTEMRVIAKTHHRNLVQLLGYCCDGPNRLLVYKYMNNGSLADFLFKSERPPCWYERVNIALNIARGILYLHEECDTQIIHCDIKPQNILMDEYRCPKIADFGLSKLLKTDQTRTQTGIRGTRGYVAPEWHRNLPITVKADIYSFGVLFLELICCRRGIDMNVPEEEIILTEWVYNSFETGELGKLVGEEEVDERKLDRMVKVGIWCIQDDPSLRPSMKKVVLMLEGTVEIPVPPSPTSFLSTM is encoded by the coding sequence ATGGCTTCTGTTATTACCTTTTTGTTTCTACTACTACTCTCTTCTGCACTTTATGTTTCTGCAGCGGTAGAAGCTCAACAAATTAGGTCATCCAACATTAGCTTAggttcttctctctcccctgctTCCTCCTCCACCAATTCATCATCATGGCTTTCTCCTTCTGGTCGATTTGCCTTTGGATTTTATCCACAAGGAAATGGGTTTGCCATTGGAATTTGGTTTGCCCAAATACCTCAACTTACTGTGGTATGGACAGTAAACCGAGACGATCCACCTTTGTCTACCAACGCTACTTTGAACCTCACAAGAGATGGTAGATTGATCCTCCAACCCACACAACAAGACCAACCTAAATCTATTGGTGACGATTCAAAGTCTGCCTTTTGGGCTTCCATGCTTGACACAGGCAATTTCGTTCTATATAATTCAACCGGAAGTATCATTTGGCAAAGTTTTGATCACTCCCCCACCGATACCCTTCTCCCAGGTCAGCGGCTAACGGCAGGGCAGGAGCTGTTCTCTAGTTTATCAGAAACCGACCACTCGACTGGAATTTTCCGGCTCAATATGCAGCATGACGGCAACCTTGTTCCATACCCCATTAATACTCCAGACACAGCCCCATATTCATATTGGACATCATGGACGGATGGGCAAGGAGACAACTGTTCATTAAATCTTGATGCTGATGGATTCCTGTATTTGCTGAATGGTACCGGTTTCATTATAAAGAATCTTTCTTCTGGTGAAACTCTCATCAACAGGAACGTTTTCTACCGCATGACCATCGACGTTGATGGGATCTTCAGACTCTATTCAATTAATCTGAATCAGAAGAGCAGTTGGTCCATTAGATGggtatcatcaacaaataactGTGACCCCAAAGGCATTTGCGGATTGAACGCGTATTGTACTCTCAGGGATCAACGGGCCGTATGCAACTGTATTCCTGGTTTCAACTACATTAACGAGAGTCGCCAAAGTTTTGGTTGCCAAGCAAAATTAGAAGCTGAGAGCTGTGGAAATGAAACACAAAATAGCAGCAATTCCATATCTACGTTGGAGAACATCTCATGGGAAGATGATATATATTCTTCAGTTTTATCATCCCAAACTGAAGGAGAATGCCACGATGCTTGCTTGGCAGATGGTAACTGTGAGGCTGCAACTTTTAAAGACCAGCAGTGCCGTAAACAGAAGCTCCCATTGAGATACGGAAGAATGATAGTAGATACTTCCACCACTACTACCATCACTTTTGTTAAAGTCAGCAGGAGTTGTAGCCCCACCACTCCAAGTGATCATATGGGaaccaaagaaagcaaaggtGGGCTAAGTACTCAAAGTATCTTAATTATCTGCCTTGCATCGACTGCCATTGTATTTATGGTATTAGCATTTTCTGGCTTTCTTGTTTACCAAAACCGTGTCTGGGAGTATAAGAAGATCTCAGATCAAGAGGCAAAAAATATAGGATTAGTTGAAGAGATCGGACTTCGATCATTCACATATGGTGAACTGGAGAAATTTACAGAAGGTTTCAAAGAAGTGGTGGGTAGGGGAACTTTCAGCACTGTTTTTAAAGGCACCTTATCAAATGGCATGAGGATCATAGCTGTCAAGAAACTAGACAAAGTATTGGATGAAAGTGAGAGAGAATTTCAAACTGAAATGAGAGTGATTGCCAAAACCCACCACAGAAACCTAGTTCAATTGCTTGGTTATTGTTGTGATGGTCCAAATAGGCTTCTGGTGTACAAGTATATGAACAATGGATCACTTGCGGATTTTCTCTTCAAATCCGAAAGACCACCATGTTGGTACGAAAGGGTGAATATCGCTCTCAACATAGCTAGAGGTATCCTCTACCTACATGAAGAGTGTGACACCCAGATCATCCACTGTGACATAAAGCCTCAAAATATACTCATGGACGAGTACCGATGTCCAAAGATTGCTGATTTTGGATTATCAAAGCTGTTAAAGACAGACCAAACTAGAACTCAAACTGGGATCAGAGGGACCCGAGGGTATGTTGCACCTGAGTGGCACCGGAACTTGCCTATTACAGTTAAGGCAGATATTTATAGTTTTGGGGTCCTGTTTTTGGAGTTAATATGTTGTAGAAGGGGCATTGATATGAATGTTCCAGAGGAAGAAATCATTCTCACAGAATGGGTCTACAACAGTTTTGAGACTGGTGAGCTTGGTAAGCTGGTTGGTGAGGAAGAGGTGGACGAAAGAAAACTGGATAGAATGGTTAAGGTCGGAATTTGGTGTATCCAGGACGACCCCTCACTTCGTCCTTCCATGAAGAAGGTAGTCTTGATGTTGGAAGGGACTGTAGAGATACCGGTTCCTCCTAGTCCCACTTCTTTTCTGAGTACCATGTAA